A stretch of Janibacter endophyticus DNA encodes these proteins:
- a CDS encoding glycerophosphodiester phosphodiesterase, protein MRTAPVIATVISSVALKKMLTPVVVGHRGASGYRPEHTLAAYELAARQGADLIELDLVSTRDGVLVARHENEISGTTDVAEHPEFADRRTTKVIDGAWLTGWFTEDFTLTELKTLRATERIPQVRQQNTMYDGMFEVPTFEEVLELRERLSKELRRPIGVSPETKHPTYFDSIGLSLEEPLLESVRAHGLDEENAPIYIQSFEHANLRDLRHELGAKAPLVFLSSVRGGPVDDSRSYADYRTVEGLELLAQTVHGIGPTKDEVIARAADGTLGQSTGLVDRAHAAGLKVMPYTFRAENTFLPTDYRVGSDPADLGRALEEQKAFMREGVDGLFCDHPEVCVEARKQHWTEQD, encoded by the coding sequence GTGCGCACCGCTCCCGTCATCGCCACCGTCATCTCCTCCGTCGCTCTGAAGAAGATGCTCACCCCCGTCGTCGTGGGTCACCGTGGTGCCTCCGGCTACCGCCCCGAGCACACGCTCGCGGCGTACGAGCTCGCCGCTCGTCAGGGCGCGGACCTCATCGAGCTCGACCTCGTCTCCACGCGGGACGGTGTCCTCGTCGCCCGCCACGAGAACGAGATCAGCGGCACGACCGACGTCGCCGAGCACCCTGAGTTCGCCGACCGCAGGACGACGAAGGTGATCGACGGCGCCTGGCTCACCGGCTGGTTCACCGAGGACTTCACGCTCACCGAGCTCAAGACCCTGCGCGCCACGGAGCGCATCCCGCAGGTCCGCCAGCAGAACACGATGTACGACGGGATGTTCGAGGTCCCGACCTTCGAGGAGGTCCTCGAGCTGCGCGAGCGGCTGAGCAAGGAGCTGCGCCGCCCGATCGGCGTCTCCCCCGAGACCAAGCACCCGACCTACTTCGACTCGATCGGCCTGTCGCTGGAGGAGCCGCTGCTGGAGTCGGTCCGCGCGCACGGTCTCGACGAGGAGAACGCCCCGATCTACATCCAGTCCTTCGAGCACGCCAACCTCCGCGACCTGCGCCACGAGCTCGGTGCCAAGGCACCGCTCGTCTTCCTCAGCTCGGTGCGCGGAGGTCCTGTCGACGACTCCCGCTCGTACGCCGACTACCGCACCGTCGAAGGGCTGGAGCTGCTCGCGCAGACCGTCCACGGGATCGGCCCCACCAAGGACGAGGTCATCGCCCGCGCGGCGGACGGGACCCTCGGGCAGTCGACCGGTCTCGTCGACCGCGCGCACGCGGCGGGCCTGAAGGTCATGCCCTACACCTTCCGTGCGGAGAACACCTTCCTCCCCACCGACTACCGGGTCGGGTCTGACCCGGCCGACCTCGGCCGCGCGCTCGAGGAGCAGAAGGCCTTCATGCGCGAGGGCGTCGACGGCCTCTTCTGCGACCACCCCGAGGTGTGCGTCGAGGCCCGCA
- the argG gene encoding argininosuccinate synthase, whose protein sequence is MSKVLTSLPVHERVGIAFSGGLDTSVAVAWMREKGAVPCTYTADLGQYDEDDIASIPGRAGQYGAEISRLVDCRAPLVEEGFSAIACGAFHIRSGGKTYFNTTPLGRAVTGTLLVRAMAEDEVSIWGDGSTFKGNDIERFYRYGLMANPALRIYKPWLDADFVTELGGRHEMSEWLTARDLPYRDSAEKAYSTDANIWGATHEAKTLEHLDESIEIVDPIMGVRFWDPAVAIETEDVTVRFERGRPVAINGTRYDDPVALVHEANTIGGRHGLGMSDQIENRIIEAKSRGIYEAPAMALLHIAYERLVAAVHNEDTIANYHAEGRRLGRLMYEGRWFDPQALMLRESLERWVASVVTGEVTLRLRRGDDWSIIHTAGENFSYHPDKLSMERTENAAFGPVDRIGQLTMRNLDIADSRAKLEVYASQNQLGGGYAELMGELEAGGAEQIAANPSAANVDDEDDALDRAAMEFGTD, encoded by the coding sequence GTGTCCAAGGTCCTGACTTCCCTGCCTGTCCACGAGCGTGTCGGTATTGCCTTCTCCGGCGGTCTCGACACCTCTGTCGCCGTCGCGTGGATGCGCGAGAAGGGCGCCGTCCCGTGCACGTACACGGCCGACCTCGGCCAGTACGACGAGGACGACATCGCCTCGATCCCCGGCCGCGCCGGTCAGTACGGCGCGGAGATCAGCCGGCTCGTCGACTGCCGCGCCCCGCTCGTCGAGGAGGGTTTCTCGGCGATCGCCTGCGGTGCCTTCCACATCCGCTCGGGCGGCAAGACCTACTTCAACACCACGCCGCTGGGCCGCGCTGTCACCGGCACCCTGCTCGTGCGCGCGATGGCCGAGGACGAGGTCTCCATCTGGGGTGACGGCTCGACCTTCAAGGGCAACGACATCGAGCGCTTCTACCGCTACGGCCTCATGGCCAACCCGGCCCTGCGCATCTACAAGCCCTGGCTCGACGCGGACTTCGTCACCGAGCTCGGCGGCCGTCACGAGATGAGCGAGTGGCTCACCGCCCGCGACCTGCCCTACCGCGACAGCGCGGAGAAGGCCTACTCCACCGACGCGAACATCTGGGGCGCGACGCACGAGGCGAAGACGCTCGAGCACCTCGACGAGTCCATCGAGATCGTCGACCCGATCATGGGCGTGCGCTTCTGGGACCCCGCGGTCGCCATCGAGACCGAGGACGTCACCGTGCGCTTCGAGCGCGGTCGTCCGGTGGCCATCAACGGCACCCGCTACGACGACCCCGTGGCCCTGGTCCACGAGGCCAACACGATCGGCGGGCGGCACGGCCTCGGCATGTCCGACCAGATCGAGAACCGGATCATCGAGGCGAAGTCCCGCGGCATCTACGAGGCGCCGGCGATGGCGCTGCTCCACATCGCCTACGAGCGCCTCGTCGCGGCGGTCCACAACGAGGACACGATCGCGAACTACCACGCCGAGGGCCGGCGCCTGGGTCGCCTCATGTACGAGGGCCGCTGGTTCGACCCGCAGGCGCTCATGCTCCGCGAGTCGCTCGAGCGCTGGGTCGCCTCCGTCGTCACGGGCGAGGTGACGCTGCGGCTGCGCCGCGGCGACGACTGGAGCATCATCCACACCGCGGGCGAGAACTTCAGCTACCACCCGGACAAGCTCTCGATGGAGCGCACCGAGAACGCCGCGTTCGGCCCGGTCGACCGGATCGGCCAGCTGACGATGCGCAACCTCGACATCGCCGACAGCCGCGCCAAGCTCGAGGTCTACGCCTCGCAAAACCAGCTCGGTGGCGGCTACGCCGAGCTCATGGGCGAGCTCGAGGCCGGCGGCGCCGAGCAGATCGCCGCGAACCCGTCGGCGGCCAACGTCGACGACGAGGACGACGCGCTCGACCGCGCGGCGATGGAGTTCGGCACCGACTGA
- a CDS encoding PucR family transcriptional regulator, translating to MAPRARIPAATRQAVRRRAGELATAATRRIEEHHEWYSELSAQERSWVAQVAQAGIADFVAWLGDPPAGRHHPGGIFAAAPRALTRSVTLAQTLELVREVVGVVEDHVEDLARPDEVVRLREAVLRYSGEVAFGAAMVYAEAAEQRGAWDARLEALVLDAVVRGEVDDSTRSQVAALGWSSRSGVTVLVGEAPEQATEDIEGVLSRLHKAAARRGAAAIAGVQGRRLVAVLGGVSDAQEEARVLAECFGPGPLVHGPLVGSLLEASLSAAAAVAGFDAAGGWPMCPRPCPASDLLPERALAGDEWARLDLLSQVWEPLREQPVLLETAEQHLDTKGGLEGTARTLYVHVNTVRYRLGRIIDLTGYDLAEPHDAFTVRVALTLGRLLEETSKS from the coding sequence ATGGCTCCCCGTGCACGCATCCCGGCCGCGACCCGGCAGGCCGTGCGCCGCCGAGCGGGCGAGCTGGCGACGGCGGCGACCCGACGGATCGAGGAGCACCACGAGTGGTACTCCGAGCTCAGCGCGCAGGAGCGCTCCTGGGTCGCCCAGGTCGCCCAGGCCGGCATCGCCGACTTCGTCGCGTGGCTCGGGGACCCACCGGCCGGCCGCCACCACCCCGGAGGGATCTTCGCGGCCGCACCCCGCGCGCTGACGCGCTCGGTGACCCTGGCCCAGACCCTCGAGCTCGTCCGCGAGGTCGTCGGCGTCGTCGAGGACCACGTCGAGGACCTCGCCCGGCCCGACGAGGTCGTCCGGCTGCGCGAGGCGGTCCTGCGCTACAGCGGTGAGGTCGCCTTCGGGGCCGCCATGGTCTACGCGGAGGCCGCGGAGCAGCGCGGGGCCTGGGACGCCCGGCTCGAGGCGCTCGTCCTCGACGCCGTCGTCCGTGGCGAGGTCGACGACTCGACCCGCTCCCAGGTGGCCGCGCTCGGATGGTCGAGCCGCTCCGGGGTGACGGTCCTCGTCGGGGAGGCCCCGGAGCAGGCCACCGAGGACATCGAAGGGGTGCTGTCGCGCCTCCACAAGGCCGCTGCCCGTCGCGGCGCGGCCGCCATCGCGGGGGTCCAGGGTCGGCGTCTCGTCGCGGTCCTCGGCGGGGTGTCCGACGCCCAGGAGGAGGCGCGCGTCCTCGCCGAGTGCTTCGGCCCGGGACCGCTCGTCCACGGGCCGCTCGTCGGCAGCCTGCTCGAGGCGAGCCTGTCCGCCGCGGCGGCGGTCGCGGGGTTCGACGCGGCCGGCGGCTGGCCGATGTGCCCGCGCCCGTGCCCGGCCTCCGACCTCCTCCCGGAGCGAGCGCTCGCCGGAGACGAGTGGGCCCGGCTCGACCTGCTCTCCCAGGTCTGGGAGCCGCTGCGCGAGCAGCCCGTGCTCCTGGAGACCGCCGAGCAGCACCTCGACACCAAGGGTGGGCTCGAGGGGACGGCCCGCACCCTCTACGTCCACGTCAACACCGTCCGCTACCGGCTCGGCCGGATCATCGACCTCACCGGGTACGACCTCGCGGAGCCGCACGACGCCTTCACCGTACGGGTGGCGCTCACCCTCGGGCGTCTGTTGGAGGAAACCTCCAAATCGTGA
- a CDS encoding ACP S-malonyltransferase, with translation MLAITCPGQGSQTPGFLTPWLELPGMRDRLHWLSTVAGLDLEEHGTVSDETTIKDTAVAQPLIVAAGLLGLLGLFEHPADGFRVVGVGAGHSVGELTAAAAAGVITAEQAMVLVAQRGRAMASASAATPTGMSAVVGGDADEVLAGIERHGLTPANVNGAGQVVAAGTLDALAALGDDAPAKARVIPLPVAGAFHTEHMAPAVDSLARLARAVSTHDARVPLLSNADGAVVSSGREVLRRIVGQVASPVRWDLCMETMRDLGVTGIIEIPPAGTLTGLAKRSLKGVETLALRTPADLEAAHRMVREHGETRTSSQPAWRLVVAPVKGTVTLAPHGLGDALDAGAVVATVSSLRDEHAVVSAHGGQVVEWLVEEGDPVSPGQPLLRLHPTGQSA, from the coding sequence GTGCTTGCGATCACTTGCCCCGGCCAGGGCTCACAGACCCCCGGCTTCCTGACCCCCTGGCTCGAGCTCCCCGGGATGCGCGACCGCCTCCACTGGCTCTCGACCGTGGCCGGTCTCGACCTCGAGGAGCACGGCACCGTCTCGGACGAGACGACGATCAAGGACACCGCCGTCGCCCAGCCGCTCATCGTGGCCGCCGGCCTGCTGGGCCTGCTCGGCCTCTTCGAGCACCCGGCCGACGGGTTCCGCGTCGTCGGGGTCGGTGCCGGCCACTCGGTCGGTGAGCTGACCGCCGCGGCCGCCGCCGGCGTCATCACGGCGGAGCAGGCGATGGTCCTCGTGGCCCAGCGCGGCCGGGCGATGGCGTCGGCCTCCGCTGCCACCCCCACCGGCATGAGCGCCGTCGTGGGCGGGGACGCCGACGAGGTCCTCGCCGGCATCGAGCGGCACGGGCTCACCCCGGCCAACGTCAACGGCGCCGGCCAGGTCGTCGCCGCCGGCACGCTCGACGCGCTCGCCGCGCTCGGGGACGACGCACCGGCGAAGGCCCGGGTCATCCCGCTCCCGGTGGCCGGCGCCTTCCACACCGAGCACATGGCGCCCGCGGTGGACTCGCTGGCCCGGCTGGCCCGCGCCGTGTCGACGCATGACGCCCGGGTGCCGCTCCTGTCCAACGCCGACGGCGCGGTCGTCAGCTCGGGCCGCGAGGTGCTGCGCCGCATCGTCGGTCAGGTCGCCTCGCCGGTCCGCTGGGACCTGTGCATGGAGACGATGCGCGACCTCGGCGTCACCGGCATCATCGAGATCCCGCCCGCCGGCACCCTCACCGGGCTCGCGAAGCGGTCGCTCAAGGGCGTCGAGACCCTCGCGTTGCGCACGCCCGCGGACCTCGAGGCGGCCCACCGCATGGTCCGCGAGCACGGCGAGACCCGCACCTCGAGCCAGCCGGCCTGGCGCCTCGTCGTGGCGCCCGTCAAGGGCACCGTCACGCTGGCGCCGCACGGTCTGGGTGACGCCCTCGACGCCGGCGCCGTCGTCGCGACCGTGTCCTCGCTGCGCGACGAGCACGCCGTCGTCAGCGCCCACGGCGGTCAGGTCGTCGAGTGGCTCGTCGAGGAGGGCGACCCCGTCTCCCCCGGCCAGCCTCTCCTGCGCCTCCACCCGACGGGGCAGAGCGCATGA
- a CDS encoding beta-ketoacyl-ACP synthase III → MSMVTLSPGLGTVAGGYHSRISGVGGYRPERVVPNSEIVERIDSTDEWIRQRSGIQARHRAAPEESVVDMSVHAARAAIEHAGLEVDAIDAIIVATVTHPYQTPAAAPEVAHRLGLTCMALDISAACAGYCHGIGMASDMVRSGSARHVLVLGVEKLSDFTDYDDRSIAFIFGDGAGAAVVSRADSPGISPTVWGSDGEQRDVIAQVDSWIDVRDDAGLDFPTIKMQGQSVFRWAVWTIAKKAQETLDAAGLTVHDIDAFVPHQANLRIIDSLAKTLGLPEDVVIAKDIVTTANTSAASVPLAMSRMVEEGQLRSGDVVLQIAFGAGLAYAGQVVVMP, encoded by the coding sequence ATGAGCATGGTCACCCTGAGCCCGGGCCTGGGCACGGTGGCCGGCGGCTACCACTCCCGGATCAGCGGGGTCGGCGGGTACCGGCCCGAGCGGGTCGTGCCCAACAGCGAGATCGTCGAGCGCATCGACTCGACCGACGAGTGGATCCGGCAGCGCTCCGGCATCCAGGCCCGGCACCGGGCCGCACCCGAGGAGAGCGTCGTCGACATGTCCGTGCACGCCGCGCGCGCGGCGATCGAGCACGCCGGGCTCGAGGTCGACGCCATCGACGCGATCATCGTCGCGACCGTCACCCACCCCTACCAGACCCCGGCGGCCGCCCCCGAGGTCGCGCACCGGCTCGGCCTGACGTGCATGGCCCTGGACATCAGCGCCGCGTGCGCCGGCTACTGCCACGGCATCGGCATGGCGAGCGACATGGTGCGATCCGGCTCGGCCCGCCACGTGCTCGTCCTCGGCGTCGAGAAGCTCTCGGACTTCACCGACTACGACGACCGGAGCATCGCCTTCATCTTCGGCGACGGAGCCGGCGCCGCCGTCGTCTCCCGGGCCGACTCGCCCGGGATCAGCCCGACCGTCTGGGGCAGCGACGGCGAGCAGCGTGACGTCATCGCCCAGGTCGACTCCTGGATCGACGTCCGCGACGACGCGGGGCTCGACTTCCCGACGATCAAGATGCAGGGCCAGAGCGTCTTCCGCTGGGCGGTGTGGACCATCGCCAAGAAGGCGCAGGAGACGCTCGACGCCGCAGGCCTGACCGTCCACGACATCGATGCCTTCGTCCCGCACCAGGCCAACCTGCGGATCATCGACTCGCTCGCCAAGACGCTCGGCCTGCCCGAGGACGTCGTCATCGCCAAGGACATCGTCACCACGGCCAACACCTCTGCCGCGTCCGTCCCCCTCGCCATGTCGCGCATGGTCGAGGAGGGTCAGCTGCGCAGCGGCGACGTCGTCCTTCAGATCGCCTTCGGCGCCGGGCTCGCGTACGCGGGCCAGGTCGTCGTCATGCCGTAG
- a CDS encoding acyl carrier protein: MAYTDQEILDGLAEVVAEETGIDASEVTPEKSFTDDLDVDSLSMMTIAVTAEEKFGVKIPDEEVKNLKTVGDAVSYIKSNQG; encoded by the coding sequence ATGGCCTACACCGACCAGGAGATCCTTGACGGCCTCGCCGAGGTCGTCGCCGAGGAGACCGGCATCGACGCGTCCGAGGTGACCCCCGAGAAGAGCTTCACCGACGACCTCGACGTCGACTCGCTGTCGATGATGACCATCGCCGTCACCGCAGAGGAGAAGTTCGGGGTGAAGATCCCAGACGAGGAGGTCAAGAACCTCAAGACCGTCGGTGACGCCGTCAGCTACATCAAGAGCAACCAGGGCTGA
- the fabF gene encoding beta-ketoacyl-ACP synthase II yields the protein MTAPTVVVTGLGATTPIGGDVTSTWEAALAGRSGARPLEQDWVAEHELPVTFAATLTTPVTEVLARVETKRLDPFAQYALVAAREAWQDAGAPEVEPERLGVAVGSGIGGVQTLITAWDTLTEKGPRRVYPLSIPMLMPNSASGTISLELGARAGAHTLVSACSSGAESIGYGLQMIRDGKADVVVCGGSEAAVHPLPIAGFAAMQALSTRNDDPATASRPYDTTRDGFVLGEGAAIMVLESEEHARARGATIYATLAGFGASADAHHMAAPEPEGAGASRAMADAVRDAGATAKDLVHINAHATSTPVGDVAEVAAVRRAFGDDADHMAVSGTKSMTGHLLGAAGALEAVFAALSVRDRVAPPTINITEIDPAVTLDVVRDEPRPLGDGDLLVLNNSFGFGGHNVALAFRSL from the coding sequence ATGACCGCACCCACCGTCGTCGTCACCGGCCTCGGCGCCACCACCCCGATCGGCGGGGACGTCACCTCCACCTGGGAGGCCGCGCTCGCCGGACGCTCCGGCGCCCGCCCCCTCGAGCAGGACTGGGTCGCCGAGCACGAGCTGCCGGTGACCTTCGCTGCGACCCTCACCACCCCGGTCACCGAGGTCCTCGCCCGCGTCGAGACCAAGCGGCTCGACCCCTTCGCCCAGTACGCCCTCGTGGCCGCCCGTGAGGCCTGGCAGGACGCCGGCGCCCCCGAGGTCGAGCCCGAGCGGCTCGGTGTGGCCGTCGGCTCCGGCATCGGTGGGGTGCAGACCCTCATCACCGCGTGGGACACGCTCACCGAGAAGGGACCGCGACGCGTCTACCCGCTCTCGATCCCGATGCTCATGCCCAACAGCGCCTCCGGGACGATCTCGCTCGAGCTCGGTGCCCGGGCCGGCGCCCACACCCTCGTCTCGGCCTGCTCCTCGGGCGCCGAGTCCATCGGCTACGGCCTGCAGATGATCCGTGACGGCAAGGCCGACGTCGTCGTCTGCGGCGGCTCCGAGGCCGCCGTCCACCCGCTGCCGATCGCCGGCTTCGCCGCGATGCAGGCCCTCTCGACGCGCAACGACGACCCGGCTACCGCCTCACGTCCCTACGACACGACCCGCGACGGCTTCGTCCTCGGCGAGGGCGCCGCGATCATGGTCCTCGAGTCCGAGGAGCACGCCCGCGCCCGCGGCGCGACGATCTACGCGACGCTCGCCGGCTTCGGCGCGAGTGCCGACGCGCACCACATGGCCGCCCCCGAGCCCGAGGGGGCCGGCGCCTCGCGCGCCATGGCCGACGCCGTCCGGGACGCCGGAGCGACCGCCAAGGACCTCGTCCACATCAACGCGCACGCCACCTCGACACCCGTCGGCGACGTCGCGGAGGTCGCCGCCGTCCGACGTGCCTTCGGCGACGACGCGGACCACATGGCGGTCAGCGGGACGAAGTCGATGACCGGTCACCTCCTCGGCGCGGCCGGCGCCCTCGAGGCCGTCTTCGCCGCGCTCTCGGTCCGGGACCGGGTCGCTCCCCCGACGATCAACATCACCGAGATCGACCCGGCCGTGACGCTCGACGTCGTGCGTGACGAGCCCCGGCCGCTCGGCGACGGCGACCTGCTCGTGCTCAACAACTCCTTCGGCTTCGGCGGTCACAACGTCGCCCTTGCCTTCAGGAGCCTGTGA
- a CDS encoding acyl-CoA carboxylase subunit beta, which yields MTRAPSPAAAAVATSKVGRPDRLEDPRHPETRLRSFLDEGSVELLGPDDGSGMMAARGTLDGQRVVTFVSDATIMGGAMGVDGCRVVVDAYELALAEQLPVIGLWHSGGARLPEGVVSLHAVGEIFAIMTRASGKIPQISVVMGAAAGGAAYGPALTDIVILAPEGRIFVTGPDVVRSVTGEAVDALRLGGPEPHGRRSGVVHVLADSLEDAFARARAITRLLDPATQGDFDVDGLEDRDLAASLPESAKRAYDVHPLVENLLDEGTTEELHARWAPNIVTALGRLGGRSVGVIANNPMRLGGCLDSSSAEKASRFVRMCDAFGIPLVVLVDVPGYLPGVGQEWDGVVRRGAKLLHAFAEAVVPRVTVVTRKTYGGAYIAMNSRSLGATKVYAWPDAHVAVMGSVAAIRILHRRRLAEVDDAERAAVEEELAADHERLSGGLARAVEIGVVDEIVEPSRTRSAVAGTLADAPAARGQHGNIPL from the coding sequence ATGACGCGCGCACCCAGCCCGGCCGCTGCCGCCGTCGCGACCTCGAAGGTCGGCCGGCCGGACCGCCTCGAGGACCCGCGTCACCCGGAGACCCGCCTGAGGTCCTTCCTCGACGAGGGCTCCGTCGAGCTGCTCGGCCCCGACGACGGGTCCGGGATGATGGCCGCCCGCGGGACGCTCGACGGCCAACGGGTCGTCACCTTTGTCTCCGACGCGACGATCATGGGCGGCGCCATGGGCGTCGACGGCTGCAGAGTCGTCGTCGACGCCTACGAGCTCGCGCTCGCCGAGCAGCTGCCGGTCATCGGCCTGTGGCACAGCGGTGGTGCGCGGCTGCCGGAGGGCGTCGTCTCGCTGCACGCCGTCGGAGAGATCTTCGCGATCATGACCCGCGCCAGCGGCAAGATCCCTCAGATCTCGGTCGTCATGGGCGCAGCCGCCGGCGGCGCCGCCTACGGGCCGGCGCTCACCGACATCGTCATCCTCGCCCCGGAGGGCCGGATCTTCGTCACCGGGCCGGACGTCGTCCGCTCGGTCACCGGGGAGGCCGTCGACGCGCTGCGTCTCGGCGGGCCCGAGCCGCACGGGCGCCGGTCCGGCGTCGTCCACGTCCTCGCCGACTCGCTCGAGGACGCCTTCGCGCGGGCCCGTGCCATCACGCGGCTGCTCGACCCGGCGACCCAGGGCGACTTCGACGTCGACGGTCTTGAGGACCGTGACCTCGCCGCCTCGCTGCCGGAGTCCGCGAAGCGGGCCTACGACGTCCACCCGCTCGTCGAGAACCTCCTCGACGAGGGCACGACGGAAGAGCTGCACGCCCGGTGGGCGCCGAACATCGTCACGGCCCTAGGCCGCCTCGGGGGCCGCTCGGTCGGCGTCATCGCCAACAACCCCATGCGGCTCGGCGGCTGCCTCGACTCCTCCTCGGCGGAGAAGGCCTCCCGTTTTGTGCGGATGTGCGACGCCTTCGGCATCCCCCTCGTCGTCCTCGTCGACGTCCCCGGCTACCTGCCCGGTGTCGGCCAGGAGTGGGACGGCGTCGTGCGCCGCGGGGCCAAGCTGCTCCACGCCTTCGCCGAGGCGGTCGTCCCCCGAGTCACCGTCGTCACCCGCAAGACCTACGGCGGGGCCTACATCGCGATGAACTCACGCTCGCTCGGCGCGACGAAGGTCTACGCCTGGCCGGACGCGCACGTGGCGGTCATGGGGTCCGTCGCGGCGATCCGCATCCTGCACCGCCGGCGGCTCGCCGAGGTCGACGACGCCGAGCGCGCCGCCGTCGAGGAGGAGCTGGCCGCCGACCACGAGCGGCTCTCCGGCGGTCTCGCTCGCGCCGTCGAGATCGGGGTCGTCGACGAGATCGTCGAGCCGTCCCGCACCCGCTCGGCCGTGGCCGGTACCCTCGCGGACGCCCCGGCGGCCCGCGGGCAGCACGGCAACATCCCGTTGTAG